The following coding sequences lie in one Alloacidobacterium dinghuense genomic window:
- a CDS encoding PP2C family protein-serine/threonine phosphatase encodes MRSRATHIKVERAMSKPSVPVWDVQPAIRLNREDPYLQLQQVLVFVRDQDRSMEFFVDCLGFNIALDHRNEQGDRWVIVAPPDGTARLCLVFPPPESDDHPLIGKGRNTVFLTENIEAKYREWKERGVHFVHPPVAAPWGSVYTQFDDVDGNRFWLIGFDQATRDVEEQRRLTEERLEVERRTARELEIARQVQARLFPQRIPEVRTLEYAGVCIQARQVGGDYYDYLDLGGGLLGLVLADIAGKGIAGALLMANLQANLRSQGATASDRPESFLESVNRVFYENTANADYATLFFAEYDDNTRRLRYANCGHLPALLLRSDNTLEWLGSTSTVLGLFVGWACSFEERRLNPGDILLLYTDGATESFNEAAEEFGEQGLVETLRQYRDLPPRSLIDAIVEKVRAFNHGEQHDDITLIVARCRT; translated from the coding sequence ATGAGATCGAGGGCAACGCACATTAAGGTTGAGCGCGCGATGAGCAAGCCTTCCGTACCGGTTTGGGATGTCCAGCCGGCGATTCGGCTGAATCGAGAAGATCCTTATCTGCAGCTGCAGCAGGTATTGGTTTTCGTGCGGGACCAGGACCGGAGCATGGAGTTTTTCGTTGACTGTCTTGGCTTCAACATTGCTCTCGACCACCGAAACGAGCAGGGCGACCGCTGGGTGATTGTTGCTCCCCCGGATGGAACGGCGAGGCTGTGTCTGGTTTTTCCTCCGCCGGAGTCGGATGACCATCCGCTGATCGGAAAAGGCCGGAACACCGTCTTTCTAACTGAAAATATCGAGGCGAAGTATCGCGAGTGGAAAGAGCGAGGCGTGCATTTTGTTCATCCGCCGGTAGCTGCACCCTGGGGGAGCGTGTACACCCAATTCGACGATGTGGATGGAAACCGATTCTGGCTGATAGGGTTTGACCAGGCGACACGCGATGTGGAGGAGCAGCGGCGACTCACGGAAGAACGTCTTGAAGTGGAGCGCCGCACTGCGCGTGAACTGGAAATCGCCCGACAGGTGCAGGCGAGGCTTTTTCCGCAAAGAATTCCCGAGGTGCGAACGCTGGAATATGCCGGCGTGTGCATCCAGGCGCGGCAGGTGGGCGGCGATTATTACGACTATCTCGACCTGGGCGGCGGATTGCTCGGGTTGGTGCTTGCCGATATCGCCGGAAAAGGAATAGCCGGTGCCCTGTTGATGGCGAATCTGCAGGCTAACCTGCGAAGTCAGGGAGCGACGGCTTCGGACAGACCGGAATCTTTCCTGGAATCTGTAAACCGCGTGTTCTACGAAAACACCGCCAATGCAGATTATGCAACGCTCTTTTTCGCAGAATATGACGACAACACACGACGCCTGCGCTATGCAAACTGTGGACATCTTCCGGCGCTTCTGCTGAGAAGCGACAACACGCTGGAATGGCTCGGTTCGACTTCAACGGTGCTGGGCCTTTTTGTAGGCTGGGCTTGCTCGTTTGAAGAGCGCCGGCTTAACCCAGGTGACATACTCCTGCTCTACACTGACGGCGCAACTGAATCATTCAATGAGGCTGCGGAAGAATTCGGCGAGCAGGGGCTGGTGGAAACGCTGCGACAGTATCGTGACTTGCCTCCGCGAAGCCTGATCGACGCGATCGTAGAGAAGGTCCGGGCATTCAACCATGGCGAGCAGCACGACGATATAACGCTGATCGTCGCCCGCTGCCGGACATGA
- a CDS encoding S46 family peptidase, whose product MKNAFLRTSCIALLLGFATTGTRADEGMWTFDNPPVNLIQQRYGFTITKEWLDHVRLSCVRLNDGGSGSFVSADGLLLTNHHVARGQLQKSSTAEHDYVHDGFYAPTYDQEMKSPDLEVNVLQSTEDVTAKVQAAVKPGSSDEDAFKARNAAIAAIEADSLKATGLRSDVVTLYQGGEYWLYRYKKYTDVRIVFAPEDQAAFYGGDPDNFTYPRYDLDMALFRVYENGKPIHTENYLKWSANGPSKDELVFVAGHPGSSERQDTVAQLSFDRDMADPAILALLESRVKTLQQYSTGGAEQTRQAASQIFGLQNAIKVFRGRIDGLNDKKVWDKKVKEETDFRQRVEANPMWQKDYGDAWKEIERAVQQDEALFPVTFHRRSGSQLLATALNLVQYAAEVTKPDGDRLPGFHESQLESLKYELVSPAPVYPGLEIAQMTGGLEEASKSLPANDEWLTAVLNGQEPAVVAKSLVDGTKLADPAVRKALLEGGQSAITASTDPMIVLARKIDPIVRADRKKQDAIDSIEERAGEKLGKARFAVYGKSSYPDATFTLRLSYGAASGYPMNGTIAPYKTTYYGLYDRATSFNNAPPFNLPKRYVERHDKIDLSTPLDFVSTNDIIGGNSGSPVINSKGELVGLIFDGNIESIVGDFIYDDYQNRSVAVHSSAMIMALRQLYDAGKLADEIEGNAH is encoded by the coding sequence GTGAAGAATGCTTTCCTTCGCACTTCCTGCATCGCGCTGCTTTTAGGTTTTGCAACTACAGGCACTCGCGCCGATGAGGGCATGTGGACCTTCGACAATCCGCCAGTCAACCTGATTCAACAGCGATATGGCTTCACGATTACGAAGGAATGGCTGGATCATGTTCGCCTCTCGTGCGTGCGTTTGAATGATGGCGGATCGGGTTCGTTTGTCAGTGCGGATGGATTGCTGCTTACCAATCATCACGTGGCTCGCGGACAGCTGCAGAAGAGTTCGACTGCCGAGCATGATTACGTTCACGATGGCTTCTACGCGCCCACCTACGATCAGGAGATGAAGTCGCCGGATCTTGAAGTCAACGTTCTGCAATCAACGGAGGACGTAACGGCAAAGGTGCAGGCGGCGGTAAAGCCCGGCAGCAGCGATGAGGATGCCTTCAAGGCGCGCAATGCGGCCATCGCGGCGATTGAAGCGGACAGCCTGAAAGCCACCGGACTTCGGTCCGATGTTGTAACGCTGTATCAGGGCGGCGAATACTGGCTCTATCGCTACAAGAAATACACGGACGTGCGCATCGTCTTCGCTCCGGAGGATCAGGCGGCATTCTACGGCGGCGATCCCGATAACTTCACATATCCCCGTTACGACCTGGATATGGCGCTCTTTCGCGTCTACGAGAATGGCAAGCCGATTCACACAGAAAACTATTTGAAGTGGAGTGCGAACGGACCATCGAAGGACGAACTTGTTTTTGTTGCCGGGCATCCGGGCTCGTCGGAGCGGCAGGATACTGTGGCACAGCTCTCGTTCGATCGCGACATGGCTGATCCGGCAATACTCGCTTTGCTTGAAAGCCGCGTGAAGACATTGCAGCAATACTCAACGGGCGGTGCCGAGCAGACGCGACAGGCCGCGAGCCAAATCTTCGGGCTGCAGAATGCGATCAAGGTTTTCCGTGGACGCATCGACGGACTCAACGACAAGAAGGTGTGGGACAAGAAGGTTAAAGAGGAAACGGATTTTCGCCAACGCGTCGAAGCCAATCCAATGTGGCAGAAAGATTACGGCGATGCGTGGAAGGAGATTGAACGCGCGGTTCAACAGGATGAAGCTCTGTTTCCGGTAACATTTCACCGGCGTTCAGGCTCTCAGCTTCTGGCAACGGCTTTAAATCTGGTGCAGTATGCCGCCGAAGTTACGAAGCCGGACGGAGACCGCCTCCCCGGCTTCCACGAATCCCAGCTTGAATCGCTGAAATACGAGCTTGTGTCGCCGGCTCCTGTGTATCCAGGGCTCGAAATAGCGCAGATGACCGGGGGCCTGGAAGAAGCGAGTAAGAGCCTCCCTGCCAATGACGAGTGGCTCACAGCTGTTCTCAACGGACAGGAGCCCGCCGTGGTTGCGAAGAGCCTCGTGGACGGCACCAAGCTTGCCGATCCGGCAGTGCGCAAAGCGCTGCTCGAAGGTGGACAATCCGCCATCACTGCTTCTACGGATCCCATGATCGTGCTGGCGCGCAAGATCGATCCCATTGTTCGCGCCGATCGCAAGAAGCAGGACGCGATTGACAGCATTGAAGAGCGCGCGGGTGAGAAGCTCGGCAAAGCTCGCTTCGCCGTCTATGGCAAGAGCAGCTACCCGGACGCGACCTTTACTCTCCGGCTCAGCTATGGCGCGGCTTCGGGATATCCGATGAATGGCACGATCGCGCCCTATAAGACGACCTATTACGGGCTCTACGATCGCGCGACGAGCTTCAACAATGCTCCGCCGTTCAACCTGCCGAAGCGCTATGTCGAGCGGCACGACAAGATCGATCTTTCCACACCGCTCGATTTCGTTTCGACGAATGACATCATCGGCGGCAACTCGGGATCTCCGGTAATCAACAGCAAAGGGGAACTGGTGGGTCTGATCTTCGACGGCAATATTGAATCCATTGTTGGCGACTTCATCTACGATGACTACCAGAACCGCTCTGTCGCCGTGCATAGCTCAGCAATGATCATGGCGCTCCGGCAGTTGTATGACGCGGGCAAGCTGGCAGATGAGATCGAGGGCAACGCACATTAA
- a CDS encoding acido-empty-quinoprotein group A — protein MKFLKNASVVVLSALAWSASAHWLHAQNVDAATLLKPPANSWPSYHGDYTGQRHSKLTQITPKNVGNLTLAWAFQTQHTATIKSTPILVDGILYFTIPDNVWAVDARSGHQLWHYTYPPNKGDHIGQRGVAIYKDWLFFRSPDAHLISLNAKDGTVRWNVEVADVNKGYWATEAPMIVGNHVIVGTGGDLDNLPTFIKSFDPETGKMQWEWNVTPPSGTPGGSTGGTTWMSGTYDPDLNLIYWGTGNPTPVLAGKTRPGDDLYTCSIVALNPDTGKLVWGFSASPHDTHDWDAVEIPVLVDGMFHGKQHKMLMQASRNGYFFVLDRTNGKSLLTTTFGPTNWALGLDKDGRPIPNPAKEPAPDGRIIAPDEGGMTNFRSPSFDPKTGLFIVDAHPSWSIYFSKPADGDYGWAGGDYGLWGKGVIEAIDYQTGKIRWSHELGEEGSGAGVLTTDSGLIFTGDAHGNFLALDTTNGKTLWHAGSGAGIASSPITYELDGKQYLLTSGGGVLFAWKLPDAVH, from the coding sequence ATGAAGTTTCTGAAGAATGCATCGGTTGTTGTGTTGAGTGCGCTGGCATGGAGCGCTTCAGCACATTGGCTGCACGCGCAGAATGTAGATGCGGCGACGTTGCTCAAGCCGCCTGCGAATAGCTGGCCCAGCTATCACGGTGATTACACTGGCCAGCGTCACAGCAAGCTCACGCAGATTACTCCGAAGAATGTCGGCAACCTCACCCTCGCGTGGGCATTCCAGACACAGCACACCGCGACCATCAAGTCTACGCCGATCCTGGTCGATGGAATCCTCTACTTCACGATTCCTGACAACGTCTGGGCCGTCGATGCCCGCAGCGGCCACCAGCTCTGGCATTACACCTACCCTCCAAATAAGGGCGATCATATCGGTCAGCGGGGCGTAGCCATTTACAAGGACTGGCTATTCTTCCGCTCACCCGACGCCCACCTGATCTCACTGAATGCGAAAGACGGAACCGTGCGCTGGAACGTCGAGGTAGCCGATGTCAATAAAGGCTACTGGGCGACTGAGGCGCCGATGATTGTCGGCAATCATGTGATCGTCGGTACCGGTGGCGATCTGGACAATCTTCCCACGTTCATCAAATCCTTTGACCCCGAAACCGGCAAAATGCAATGGGAATGGAACGTGACGCCGCCCTCAGGCACGCCAGGCGGATCGACCGGAGGAACCACCTGGATGTCCGGGACGTATGATCCGGATCTCAACCTCATCTATTGGGGCACCGGCAATCCTACGCCAGTTCTAGCCGGCAAAACCCGTCCCGGGGACGATCTCTACACCTGCAGCATCGTCGCCCTGAATCCTGATACCGGGAAACTTGTCTGGGGATTTTCGGCTTCTCCGCACGACACGCACGACTGGGATGCTGTAGAGATTCCTGTGCTCGTCGACGGAATGTTTCACGGCAAACAGCACAAGATGCTCATGCAGGCTTCGCGCAACGGCTACTTCTTTGTACTCGATCGCACCAACGGGAAAAGCCTGCTGACCACGACCTTCGGGCCTACCAACTGGGCGCTCGGCCTCGACAAGGATGGGCGTCCCATCCCGAATCCTGCGAAAGAGCCGGCGCCTGATGGCCGTATCATCGCACCAGATGAAGGTGGAATGACGAATTTCCGCTCACCCAGCTTCGATCCGAAAACGGGCTTGTTCATCGTGGATGCTCATCCAAGCTGGAGCATTTACTTCTCGAAGCCAGCCGACGGCGACTACGGATGGGCTGGCGGCGATTACGGTCTATGGGGTAAGGGCGTCATCGAAGCCATTGACTACCAGACGGGAAAGATTCGCTGGAGCCATGAACTCGGTGAAGAAGGATCGGGCGCAGGAGTGCTGACAACCGACTCCGGCCTGATTTTCACAGGCGATGCGCACGGAAACTTTCTTGCGCTGGATACGACGAACGGAAAAACGCTCTGGCACGCTGGTTCAGGGGCGGGCATCGCCAGCTCTCCGATCACCTATGAGCTGGATGGCAAGCAATATTTGCTGACCAGCGGAGGTGGCGTGCTCTTTGCCTGGAAGCTTCCTGACGCGGTCCACTAA
- a CDS encoding HAD-IA family hydrolase — protein MKLQVRGILFDMDGVLVSSLGSVERSWAKWGEMRGVDAALAIKTAHGQRAIETVRRLRPDLNDVEELKVIEEIEIADRDDIQVLDGVHRILDSLPQKFWTVVTSATGKLARSRLGYAGLAVPEHFITADMVTHGKPNPEPYLKGSALLGVDPEHCLVIEDSSAGAVAGHAAGCKVLATLFSHTVESLTAADWIVQSLDGVTMRPLEDAVEVEFKPLFQNGR, from the coding sequence ATGAAGCTGCAAGTGCGCGGAATTCTCTTCGACATGGACGGAGTGCTCGTCAGCTCGCTCGGGTCGGTTGAGCGCAGCTGGGCCAAGTGGGGCGAAATGCGCGGCGTTGACGCAGCGCTCGCCATCAAGACAGCGCATGGACAGCGCGCCATTGAAACCGTGCGCAGGCTGCGCCCTGACCTCAATGACGTCGAAGAGTTGAAAGTGATCGAAGAGATAGAAATCGCCGACAGGGACGACATCCAGGTCCTCGACGGCGTGCATCGCATCCTCGATTCACTGCCGCAAAAGTTCTGGACCGTCGTCACCTCGGCGACCGGCAAACTTGCACGTTCCCGCCTGGGCTATGCCGGGCTCGCTGTTCCAGAGCACTTCATTACCGCCGACATGGTGACGCACGGCAAGCCCAACCCGGAGCCATACCTCAAAGGATCCGCTCTGCTGGGCGTGGACCCCGAGCATTGCCTCGTGATTGAAGATTCAAGCGCAGGCGCAGTCGCCGGGCACGCTGCCGGATGCAAAGTGCTCGCCACGCTCTTCTCGCACACCGTCGAAAGCCTGACTGCAGCCGACTGGATTGTTCAGTCACTCGATGGTGTGACGATGCGTCCGCTGGAAGATGCCGTGGAAGTGGAATTCAAGCCACTCTTTCAAAACGGGCGTTAG
- the cysK gene encoding cysteine synthase A, producing the protein MGKTFANILETVGNTPAVKINRLAPPDINLFVKVEAFNPLGSVKDRLALGVIEDAEKKGQLKPGQTVVEATSGNTGIGLAMVCAAKGYPLVVTMTETFSVERRKLMRFLGAKVVLTPAAVRGTGMAAKAVELAQTHGWFLTRQFENEANADMHSRTTAKEILEDFKGERLDYWVTGFGTGGTLKGVARVLAKERPETKIILCEPDDAPMVSSRLEQARNPDGSASISHPAWKPHPLQGWSPDFIPKLTADALETNVVSKVLRVTNSDAMRCSKELARKEGIFVGISSGATFSAALQVCAEAPKGSTVLCMLPDTGERYLTTPLFADIPVDMTEEEMEIARSTPAAWVQPAK; encoded by the coding sequence ATGGGAAAAACATTCGCAAACATCCTTGAAACTGTCGGCAACACACCCGCGGTCAAAATCAACAGGCTCGCACCGCCTGACATCAACCTCTTCGTCAAAGTGGAGGCCTTCAATCCACTCGGCTCGGTGAAAGATCGCCTTGCCCTCGGTGTCATCGAGGACGCGGAGAAGAAAGGTCAGCTCAAGCCCGGCCAGACTGTTGTCGAAGCCACCAGCGGCAATACAGGAATCGGCCTTGCCATGGTCTGCGCGGCAAAGGGATACCCACTCGTTGTCACCATGACGGAAACCTTCAGCGTCGAGCGCCGCAAACTCATGAGGTTTCTTGGCGCGAAGGTGGTGCTCACTCCGGCGGCAGTGAGGGGTACAGGCATGGCCGCGAAAGCCGTTGAGCTTGCGCAAACGCATGGTTGGTTCCTCACGCGACAATTCGAAAATGAAGCCAACGCCGACATGCACTCGCGCACGACGGCAAAAGAAATTCTCGAAGATTTCAAGGGTGAGCGGCTGGACTACTGGGTGACCGGATTCGGCACCGGCGGTACACTCAAGGGCGTTGCGCGCGTGCTCGCCAAAGAACGCCCTGAGACGAAGATCATCCTCTGCGAACCGGATGACGCTCCCATGGTTTCGAGTCGTCTGGAACAAGCGCGCAATCCCGATGGATCGGCTTCGATAAGCCACCCTGCATGGAAACCGCATCCGCTGCAGGGCTGGAGCCCGGACTTCATTCCGAAGCTGACAGCAGATGCGCTGGAGACCAACGTTGTCAGCAAAGTTCTGCGTGTGACCAACTCAGATGCCATGCGCTGCAGCAAAGAACTCGCGCGCAAGGAAGGAATCTTTGTCGGCATCAGTTCCGGCGCGACCTTCTCCGCAGCTTTGCAGGTCTGCGCCGAAGCGCCAAAAGGATCGACGGTCCTGTGCATGCTTCCCGATACAGGAGAGCGTTATCTCACGACACCGCTCTTCGCCGACATTCCCGTGGATATGACCGAAGAAGAAATGGAGATCGCGCGTTCAACGCCTGCCGCGTGGGTACAGCCTGCGAAATAA